The following are encoded together in the Bacillus sp. V2I10 genome:
- a CDS encoding threonine/serine exporter family protein, whose protein sequence is MWVLGQLVTSFISTAAFGIIFQAPKPSLIKCGLVGMCGWMIYISLVGYGFDAVPATVIAAVFVAVTSQVFAKIYKTPIIIFSVAGIIPLVPGGMAYDAMRNFVENDYNTAITLAAKAFMISGSIAIGLVFSEVINQVIRRSQLRTKVK, encoded by the coding sequence ATGTGGGTCTTGGGACAGCTAGTGACAAGCTTTATATCTACCGCTGCATTCGGCATTATTTTTCAGGCGCCTAAACCTTCCCTCATTAAATGCGGACTTGTAGGGATGTGCGGCTGGATGATCTATATATCTTTGGTGGGCTATGGATTTGATGCAGTTCCTGCTACTGTCATTGCAGCTGTATTTGTAGCTGTGACAAGTCAGGTTTTTGCAAAGATCTACAAAACGCCGATTATTATTTTCAGCGTAGCCGGCATTATTCCTTTGGTTCCTGGGGGAATGGCGTACGACGCGATGAGAAATTTCGTTGAAAATGACTATAATACTGCGATTACATTAGCTGCAAAAGCATTTATGATTTCAGGTTCCATTGCGATCGGCCTTGTTTTTTCTGAGGTGATCAATCAAGTCATAAGAAGATCTCAGCTTCGTACAAAGGTTAAGTAA